Proteins encoded in a region of the Mariprofundus ferrinatatus genome:
- the lptA gene encoding lipopolysaccharide transport periplasmic protein LptA, whose protein sequence is MVRFAIIVAIFMMPSLLWAGAMEIESDRMVFQHKSERAEFISNVHLKRDDFELWCDKLLAYYKNSQLDHTEAFGHVRLAQKGITGSSDKAIFDQKNNRLTLIGNAVLEQDGSRITGETIIHDMRNEKTVVQPRKGGRTHMTIESDKAAGTPLPKAAK, encoded by the coding sequence GTGGTCAGATTTGCGATAATAGTAGCGATCTTTATGATGCCGTCCCTCCTGTGGGCCGGAGCAATGGAGATTGAGTCTGACAGGATGGTTTTTCAGCACAAAAGCGAGCGGGCTGAATTCATCAGCAATGTTCATCTGAAACGCGATGATTTCGAGCTCTGGTGTGACAAACTTCTCGCCTATTACAAAAACAGCCAGCTGGATCATACTGAGGCTTTCGGTCATGTGCGCCTTGCCCAGAAAGGTATTACCGGAAGTTCTGACAAGGCGATCTTCGACCAGAAAAACAACAGACTTACCCTGATTGGCAATGCCGTACTGGAACAGGATGGCAGCAGGATAACGGGCGAAACAATCATCCATGACATGCGCAATGAAAAAACCGTTGTCCAGCCCCGTAAAGGAGGCAGAACGCATATGACCATCGAATCGGACAAGGCTGCTGGCACCCCTCTTCCCAAGGCGGCCAAATAA
- a CDS encoding KdsC family phosphatase yields MTQKKGFDFPFRKASAIRMLILDVDGVMTDGSIIMDRNGDELKAFNVRDGHGIKLIQRAGIQVAIITGRTSPVVEARAADLGIGYVIQKCLNKAEGLAQLVKESGIPASQCAMMGDDVLDLPPMYECGLSLAPSDAHISVLGHVDWVSDCPGGRGAIRQAAEGLLLAKDAWQEVVHSRYGVSPEDCGWATS; encoded by the coding sequence ATGACACAGAAAAAAGGTTTTGATTTCCCATTCAGGAAAGCCTCAGCTATCCGAATGCTGATTCTCGATGTCGACGGGGTGATGACCGACGGATCTATCATCATGGACAGAAACGGTGACGAGCTTAAAGCCTTTAATGTGCGCGATGGCCATGGCATCAAACTTATCCAGCGTGCCGGCATACAGGTCGCTATTATCACCGGTCGCACCTCCCCTGTTGTTGAGGCACGGGCAGCAGATCTCGGCATCGGGTATGTTATCCAGAAGTGTCTTAATAAAGCCGAGGGACTGGCGCAACTGGTCAAGGAATCGGGTATTCCTGCTTCCCAGTGCGCCATGATGGGCGATGACGTTCTCGACCTGCCGCCAATGTACGAGTGCGGACTGAGTCTTGCACCCAGTGATGCACATATCTCAGTGCTGGGCCATGTCGACTGGGTGTCCGATTGCCCGGGTGGTCGTGGAGCCATCCGTCAGGCGGCTGAAGGACTGCTGCTGGCAAAAGATGCATGGCAGGAGGTTGTTCACTCGCGTTACGGTGTCTCGCCTGAAGATTGTGGTTGGGCAACCTCCTGA
- a CDS encoding peptidoglycan DD-metalloendopeptidase family protein: MPNTFKQDFSDRVSSDAKVGSNRRRKKRKKANFKLPSLPRFSLPVLRIKDAHAEKSPATSRLPRIPAPGWFPLIGTAIGFAAIMLFVVGGGRNVDASVSIPQEEWITPQLDQNEHLNRTTTTTVVSGDNAISALERLGFDYATSHAMISTANGIYKLRNIRVGQSFTRIDNENGTSTYYNIDGSKRLHLQKEKGAENWQATLDERRVLTRHRTASGVIVDSLFAAADKAGMDSRTTMNLVDIFAWDIDFARDMRTGDSFQLVYEERYNDEGKMLESTILAAEFINQGEKFRAVRYEQADGKTDYFTPEGKSMRKAYLKAPVKFSRISSTFKTKRKHPVLGYTRAHRGVDYAAPSGTPIHAIGDGYITFVGWKGGYGRYVSIRHNNRNHTTAYAHLRSYAKGLKSGMKVRQGKIIGYVGMSGLATGPHLHFEFRSRGMAVNPLTVKHPPAQPVATTEKERFEAQSAPLLAQLKVNPVQLAWD, from the coding sequence TTGCCGAACACGTTCAAACAGGACTTTTCAGACCGGGTTTCATCCGACGCCAAGGTCGGCTCGAATCGCCGTCGCAAAAAAAGGAAAAAAGCGAACTTCAAGCTCCCTTCTCTACCGAGATTTTCCTTGCCAGTGCTGCGAATCAAGGATGCTCATGCAGAAAAATCGCCTGCCACCTCCAGACTGCCCCGCATCCCGGCCCCCGGCTGGTTCCCGCTGATCGGAACCGCTATCGGTTTTGCAGCTATCATGCTCTTCGTCGTCGGGGGTGGACGAAATGTTGATGCCAGCGTTTCCATTCCGCAGGAGGAGTGGATCACCCCGCAGTTGGATCAGAATGAACATTTGAACCGCACAACAACTACAACCGTGGTGAGTGGCGATAATGCCATCTCCGCGCTTGAGCGGCTTGGCTTCGACTACGCCACCAGCCATGCCATGATCAGTACGGCAAACGGAATCTACAAACTCAGAAACATCCGTGTGGGCCAGAGCTTTACCCGTATAGACAACGAAAACGGCACCTCCACCTACTACAATATCGATGGCTCAAAACGACTGCATCTCCAGAAGGAGAAAGGTGCCGAAAACTGGCAGGCCACACTGGATGAGCGCAGGGTGTTAACCCGCCATCGCACTGCGTCCGGCGTAATTGTTGACAGTCTCTTCGCTGCTGCTGACAAGGCGGGCATGGACTCGCGTACAACCATGAACCTTGTCGACATCTTTGCCTGGGACATCGATTTTGCTCGTGATATGCGAACCGGAGACAGCTTCCAGCTTGTTTACGAAGAGCGCTATAATGATGAAGGCAAAATGCTTGAGAGCACCATACTGGCTGCAGAATTCATCAATCAGGGTGAAAAGTTTCGCGCCGTTCGTTATGAGCAGGCCGATGGAAAAACCGACTACTTCACACCGGAAGGCAAGAGCATGCGCAAGGCCTACCTGAAAGCACCGGTGAAGTTCTCACGCATCTCCTCAACATTCAAAACCAAACGCAAACACCCTGTGCTCGGTTATACACGTGCCCATCGTGGTGTTGATTATGCTGCCCCGAGCGGTACCCCGATCCATGCTATCGGTGATGGCTATATCACCTTTGTCGGGTGGAAAGGCGGCTACGGGCGCTACGTCTCAATCCGCCACAACAACCGCAACCACACCACCGCCTACGCACATCTGCGCAGTTATGCCAAAGGGTTAAAGAGTGGCATGAAGGTGCGTCAGGGCAAAATTATCGGCTATGTCGGCATGTCGGGACTTGCAACCGGCCCCCACCTCCATTTCGAATTCCGCTCCCGTGGCATGGCAGTGAATCCGCTAACGGTCAAACATCCGCCGGCACAACCGGTGGCAACGACTGAGAAGGAAAGGTTTGAGGCACAGAGCGCACCGCTCCTCGCCCAACTGAAAGTAAATCCAGTCCAGCTTGCCTGGGACTAG
- a CDS encoding KpsF/GutQ family sugar-phosphate isomerase: MTTTEKKQQWLAKAGDVLDIEIDALKTQRESLDESFVQAIETILHIKGRLVVVGMGKSGIIAKKIAATFASTGTPAFFVHAAEAQHGDLGMITGADAVLALSHSGETREVCGLLPEIKRRGARVIAITGNRSSTLAQHADTVLHIPVTREACPLNLAPTASTTATLALGDALAVVILNQRGFREEDFARVHPAGSLGKKLLRIADVMHQGSELPMVAHDAKLRDAIMEMSRHRLGITGISENDKLTGCLSDGDLRRILESGHMDLDAPVRELMHINPTKIEAGKLASEGLRLMEDLKIMVLFVHEGSEDNIVGIVHMHDILQGGI, translated from the coding sequence ATGACCACAACCGAAAAGAAACAGCAGTGGCTTGCAAAAGCCGGCGATGTGCTAGATATCGAAATCGACGCACTGAAAACCCAGCGTGAATCTCTGGATGAGAGCTTTGTGCAGGCGATTGAAACCATCCTCCATATCAAAGGCAGGCTGGTGGTCGTTGGCATGGGGAAATCAGGTATTATCGCGAAAAAAATTGCCGCCACCTTCGCCTCAACCGGCACTCCGGCATTCTTCGTGCATGCCGCCGAAGCACAGCATGGCGACCTCGGCATGATTACCGGAGCTGATGCCGTGCTGGCGCTCTCTCATAGCGGTGAAACAAGAGAGGTATGCGGACTTCTGCCGGAGATCAAACGGCGTGGTGCCCGCGTTATTGCCATCACCGGCAACAGAAGTTCAACACTGGCCCAGCATGCCGACACTGTGCTGCACATACCGGTAACACGTGAGGCATGCCCGCTTAACCTTGCCCCGACCGCCTCCACGACTGCCACTCTGGCGCTTGGCGATGCGTTGGCGGTAGTCATCCTGAATCAGCGCGGTTTCCGGGAGGAGGACTTTGCCCGCGTGCATCCCGCCGGAAGCCTTGGTAAAAAACTGCTGCGTATTGCCGATGTCATGCATCAGGGTAGCGAACTGCCGATGGTTGCCCATGATGCGAAATTGCGTGATGCAATTATGGAGATGAGCAGGCACCGCCTCGGCATCACCGGTATCAGCGAAAATGACAAACTCACCGGCTGTCTGAGCGATGGCGACCTGCGCAGAATTCTCGAGTCCGGCCATATGGATCTCGATGCTCCGGTTCGAGAGCTGATGCATATAAACCCGACGAAAATTGAAGCCGGAAAACTTGCCAGCGAGGGATTAAGGCTGATGGAGGATCTGAAGATCATGGTGCTTTTCGTCCATGAGGGAAGTGAAGATAACATTGTCGGTATTGTGCATATGCATGACATTCTTCAGGGAGGCATCTGA
- the lptC gene encoding LPS export ABC transporter periplasmic protein LptC: MAILMMWLAGPAEVEKVEDNTERPKTEVESPVIVERKDGKIIWQLRASEAKQQLDGRMHLLIPTLTLFTDSGVEINISSQQAWFEPLQRNIHFQDQVNVDYQTWKMTTETLIYDSTKDEIQVPDDFAVVGETISAKGNNMRLQRSSDQIKVDGGIWIQDSNPQWQGVK; encoded by the coding sequence GTGGCAATTTTAATGATGTGGCTGGCAGGACCTGCAGAAGTTGAGAAGGTAGAAGATAATACGGAGCGCCCAAAAACCGAGGTGGAGAGCCCGGTGATTGTCGAGCGTAAGGATGGAAAAATCATCTGGCAGCTGCGTGCCAGCGAAGCGAAACAGCAACTGGATGGCAGGATGCATCTGCTCATCCCCACCCTGACGCTGTTTACTGATTCCGGTGTCGAGATCAACATCAGCAGCCAGCAGGCATGGTTTGAGCCGCTGCAGAGAAACATCCATTTTCAGGATCAGGTGAATGTTGATTATCAAACCTGGAAGATGACTACCGAGACCCTGATCTATGACAGCACAAAGGATGAGATTCAGGTGCCTGACGACTTCGCAGTCGTCGGGGAAACTATTTCGGCAAAAGGGAATAATATGCGCTTGCAGCGAAGCAGCGATCAGATCAAGGTGGATGGTGGCATCTGGATTCAGGACAGCAACCCACAATGGCAGGGAGTAAAATAG
- a CDS encoding UbiX family flavin prenyltransferase: protein MSNAPQQEPIIVAMTGASGAAYGLRLIQRLADAGITQHLILSDAARVVLKQEADLELPADTDATTAALAEHLTIPSSRLCCYSLSDWFSPAASGSASIRRMVVIPCSMGTLARIASGLSGNLIERAADVVLKEKRQLILVPRETPLSTIHLENMLKLSRMGVDIIPAMPAFYHRPTSLDEIVDYLVDRVLDHLKVVNPEAKQWGSS from the coding sequence ATGAGTAACGCTCCACAACAGGAACCGATCATCGTAGCCATGACAGGCGCATCGGGAGCGGCGTATGGCCTGCGACTGATTCAACGACTGGCCGATGCCGGCATCACCCAACACCTTATCCTCTCCGATGCCGCACGCGTGGTGCTTAAACAGGAGGCGGATCTGGAACTGCCAGCTGATACGGATGCCACAACTGCAGCCCTTGCCGAGCACCTAACCATCCCCTCTTCCAGGCTTTGCTGTTATAGCCTCTCTGACTGGTTCTCACCCGCTGCATCCGGTTCTGCCAGCATCAGGCGAATGGTCGTGATTCCCTGCTCAATGGGCACGCTGGCAAGGATTGCATCAGGTTTGTCCGGCAACCTGATAGAGCGTGCAGCTGATGTGGTATTGAAGGAGAAACGGCAGCTGATTCTCGTACCCCGGGAAACGCCCCTTTCCACCATTCATCTGGAAAATATGCTGAAGCTTTCTCGTATGGGTGTTGATATTATCCCTGCCATGCCTGCATTCTATCATCGTCCGACCTCACTTGATGAGATAGTCGACTATCTTGTTGACCGGGTCCTTGATCACCTGAAAGTAGTGAATCCTGAAGCAAAACAGTGGGGTTCATCTTGA
- the lptB gene encoding LPS export ABC transporter ATP-binding protein — translation MSSVHHLSAKGLCKSYRNKQVVSGVDIDLFSGECIGLLGPNGAGKTTSFYMVCGLISADSGQVSLDDHDITAQPMYQRARSGIGYLPQEASIFRKLTVRENLLAIFETLNLPDVQVEEELENLLVELGIEAVRDQKAYTLSGGQRRRTEIARALVSKPRFLLLDEPFAGVDPIAVEDIQAIIAELKSKGIGILITDHNVRDTLSICDRAYLMSAGEIIVHGTSDEVIAHPDARRLYLGESFSM, via the coding sequence ATGAGCAGCGTTCACCACCTGTCAGCAAAAGGATTATGCAAAAGCTACCGCAACAAGCAGGTGGTTTCCGGTGTCGATATCGACCTTTTCTCCGGGGAGTGTATCGGCCTGCTGGGACCAAACGGTGCCGGTAAAACCACAAGCTTTTACATGGTATGCGGACTAATCAGCGCCGATAGTGGGCAGGTATCACTGGATGACCATGACATTACAGCTCAGCCGATGTATCAGAGGGCAAGAAGTGGAATCGGATATCTTCCGCAGGAAGCGAGCATCTTCCGTAAACTGACTGTTCGTGAAAACCTGCTGGCAATCTTTGAAACCCTGAATCTTCCTGATGTGCAGGTTGAAGAAGAGCTTGAGAATCTGCTTGTCGAACTGGGTATTGAGGCGGTACGGGACCAGAAGGCCTATACACTTTCAGGTGGTCAGAGGCGACGCACCGAGATTGCGCGCGCGCTGGTAAGCAAGCCACGGTTCCTGCTTCTGGATGAGCCTTTTGCCGGTGTCGACCCGATTGCCGTTGAAGATATCCAGGCCATTATCGCCGAGCTGAAGAGCAAGGGTATCGGCATCCTGATTACCGACCACAATGTCCGCGATACGTTGTCGATCTGTGACCGGGCCTACCTGATGAGCGCCGGCGAGATTATTGTTCACGGCACCTCTGATGAGGTCATTGCCCATCCCGATGCCCGTCGCCTCTATCTGGGCGAAAGTTTTTCGATGTGA